CTTCCCGGGAGTTTTCCAGCCGGGAACGGGGCGCGTTTCCCGGGAATGCCGTGCATGGGCAGCGTTTCTTGCACTAAATCCCAACCCCGATCCCGCCGCCGGTGCCGCttctcccaaatcccaaatcccagcgGGACATTCCCGGCTCCAGCTCCGAATTCCCTGGAATTCTGTCGCAATAAGGGGCGGGGCAaggaggggacacggggagggacaatgggggagggggtgggagcCGCTTCGCTGCTGCCGCGGGAGGGAATTCCGGGATTCCCGGGATTTCTTGGATTCCCGGGATTTCCTGGATTCCCTGGATCGCCTTTTCCAGCGGGATCCACGCTGGGAATGcgctccctcctttccctgcttcGCTTCGCGGGGttggtggcacttggggacattcagaggtggcacctggggacatccattcccaaagggaaaaatctgggaaaagagggaaaaatctgggaaaagcCGGGGGTGGGGGCGGTGCCGAGTCCCCTCCTGTTCCCTCTTCCCAAAAATCAGGTTGGaatttttgggggttgtttttttcccccctcctctctcGAGAATCCATGGAATTTCGAAGAATCCATGGAATTTTgggagttggttttttttttgggatcCCAAAATCGAAGCCATTTTCCAGAGCAATGAGGGCGGGAAAATCCGGAATTCCCAAAGGGAAAATTCCGTGTTCCTGCTCCGGGGTGGGAAAAATCCCGGTGGGATCGGGGAGGGAAATTTGGGaaataggaaggaaaatttGGGAATTGGGGATGGAGACCGGGATTAGGGCTGGAGTTTGGGAATGGGGGTGAAGATTTGGGAATTGGGAAGCGAAATTTGGGAATTAGgaatgggatttggggattggggatttgggaatttgggatggagATTTTGGAATTTGGAGATTTGGGAATTTGGAGATTTGGGAATGTGGagatttgggaatttgggatggagATTTGGGAATGTGGATGCAGGAGGATCCCAATCCCCCCCACGTGCCCTGGATTATCCTGGAGCAAATCCCGGGAAAAGGGAGCCCTGGGAACGTTGGGAATTCCGGGAAACCAGAGCCCGGAATTCCAGGAGGCTCCggctcctcctccctccctccctcatcCCACGGgattttcccaaaaaaaccccgGGAATGGCTTTGATCCCGTTTCCCTCTGGAGTGGAGAattcccagagggaaaaaatccgGGGAATTTCCAtccctttccccccaaaaaaacccaacaaaaaaaaaaatctctggaattttggaggagggaaaaatttgggaatggtttttcctttgattttttttcccttggagtGGGAATCCCGTGGGAAttccaggaaaggaaggaaaagggagggggggggaggggtttaatttatttctttttaatttatttttgtaaaatccgcaataaaaaagaaatttatttcgACAGCTCATTTGCATCTCATTTGCATATTTGAATTAGGCTCCAGGATccagagcagcattcccaaacTCTGGAAAATGGGATCCAAATATTCCCAGGAGCcaggaaaggatgggaaaatCCCATTAAATCCTGGAAATTCCATCAATTTCTTGTCGATAAAAATGTGGAGTTGTTGGAAAAGGAATTCCCAGAAAAAGAATTccaggaattttgggaattttccagctctgtgatcCCAGATTTTGGGTGGAAATGGAagggtttgaaaggaaaatcctggagctgggaatgacGAAGCTTCCAAGGATTTGAGAATGGCCAAAATTGGGTGGAAAATTCCCAAGAAATTCAGGATTGGGCTCTGGGAATTGCAGGAATTCCGAGAATTCCAAACCCTGGGGGTGTCTGGGGCAGAATCCCAGGACAGGGAAAATCCcgggatgaggaggaagaggcagaactgggcaaaaaaaaaaacccaggaaaatccCGGGATTTGGTGGAGTTTGGGAATTccaggtgggaagggagcaggaagTGGCAggagggaatttggggggaATTTTCCAGAAGATTTCCTGAATGGGATcaagggaaggggggggggaacagagctcctggaattccaggaaaagctgggaatgagctggaggagagggggaagggggatCCCGAATGTAGGGATggggggaaaaccccaaatccagggattttgggaatttgggatgggatgaggaCAGGACTCAGTGCAGGGATCCCAAAGAAATCCAAGGATGAGAATCCCAAACCCAGAGATCCCAAATCCAGGGATGGGATCCCAAATCCAGGGATGGGATCCCAAATCCAGGGATGAGATCCCAAACCCAGGGATGAGATCCCAAACCCAGGGATCCCAAATCCAGAGATGGGATGAGATCCCAAATCCAGGGGTCCCAAATTCAGGGATGGGATGAGAATCCCAAAtccaggggtgggatgagatcCCAAATCCAGAGATGAGAATCCCAAATCCAGGGATCCCAAacccagggatgggatgagatcccaaatccagagatcccaaatccagggatgggatgagatcccaaatccagagatcccaaatccagggatgggatgagatcccaaatccagagatcccaaacccagggatgggatgagatcCCAAATCCAGGGATGAGAATCCCAAACCCAGGGATGAGATGAGATCCCAAACCCAGGGATCCCAAATCCAAATCCCCAAGGCGATGGGATGAGAATCCCAAacccagggatgggatgagatcCCAAATCCAGGGATGAGATGAGATCCCAAACCCAGGGGTCCCAAACCCCCACTGGGATCCGGACCCTCCGGCCAATCCCGACCTTTTCCCCCCCGGAATTCCCCAGCCCTGTTTTTCCTGGGATAAATCCCCATTCCCGAGGTTCCCATCCCCCTTTTCCAGGGGGAAGAAAAGCgggaattccagcaggaagTGCCAACTCTTTAATGGAACAACATTCCCGAGCCTCGGGAACCCCGGGATCCGCCCTCCTCTCCTGGGAACCCCGGAATTCCTCCCGGAGACCCCTCAAATCCGGCTCCTCCCCGGAGTTCTCCAGCTGGAAATCCCAAACTTGACCAAAATCCCGGGAATTCCGCttgtccttcccctccccccacccccccccccaacacCGCATTCCAGGAATTCCAAAGTCgcttccataaaaaaaaaaaaccaaaccaaacaaaaaaaaccaaaaaaaaaaccaaaaaattgggaaaaaaacgGAGGCAGAGCCAAAGTTCTGGATTGAATTCCAGTCCCAAATTCCGGGAATTCCGTGTCCTGCTCCTCCCAAGGCCCTTCCCAGCCCGGAATTCCCAGGGTGGATCTGGGATTTTCCGGGAAAAGGGGAGGCAGGGACCCCCCCGGAGTCAGAGGCGGGAATCGATTCTGGGAatcttctggaaaaatccctgcGGGTTTCCCAGCCAAGGGGAGGGAGAAAGGCCCCGAATTCCGGGATTCCTGCGGgaatcagctcctgctggaaaagcagctggaattttGGGATCATCCCGTCCTTTGCCGAGGTTCTCCGTGGATCCCGAGCCGCCGGATGGTCCCGGAAAGGCGGCTGGGAATTGTCTCAATCCCGAGGatttggggagcagggggtgggCTCTGcattcctggaattccagccGGGATCCTTCCATCCCAGATTCCCAAATTCCAGCCTGGATTCCTGAAATTCCAGCCTGGATTCCTGAATTCCATCCCAGATTCCCAAATTCCAGCCTGGATTCCTGAAATTGCAGCCTGGATTCTTCCGTCCTGGATTCCTGAAATTCCAGCCTGGATTCCTGGAATTCCAACCTGGATTCCTGAATTCCATCCTGTATTCCCGAATCCCATCCTGGATTCCTGAATTCCAGCAAAGATTCCTGGAATTCCATCTTGGATTCTTCTGTCCTGGATTCCCAAATTCCATCCTGGATTCTTCCACCCTGgatcctggaattccagcctggattCTTCCAGCCCAGACCCCCAAATTCCAGCCCGGATTTCCGGAATTCCAGCCGGGATTCTCCCAGATCCGGGGGCCGCTCCCAGTCCTGGGAATTCTGAGCGATCCCTCGGAGAGGATCCGGGAGAAAATCGGGATTTAAGGATCGACATTCCCGGCTTTTCCAAAGggtgagggggggaaaaaattccatGGATCCAGggccccccccaaaaaatcccgGGATCCAaattcccagggatgggctccAGCCATGATCGGAGCCTGGGAAGGGGTTGggaattttctggaaaaatgggaaaggcCTCACAGTCGTGGTTGGGAATATCCAAAGGATTCCTGGGAATTTCTCCAAGGGGatgtgaaggggaaaaaaataaaatcctggaaTTTTATAGGGAGGGGATGTGGGGGatgctgggaaaaaagggatttttgggaagggaggagatCCCAGAAAAAGTgggggtttgggaatggggaattcTGGGGTGGATCCCAAGAATCTCCAAAAAAAGTGGAATTCTGggggaaaacaacaaaaaagggtTGATCTGGGATTTCCCAAGGAGCAGATCCAAGGAATCCcaggaaaaagggaataaaacccAGGAAAAGTGGAATTTTTGGGAATGAGCTCTCCTGGGAGATCTGAGGAGCAAATCCCAGGAATCgcaggggaaaagggggaatttggggaattAGGAATTCTGGGCCATCCCAGGAAGAAAagggggaattttggggaattAGGAACTCTGGGATACCCCAGAAAAAccaggaattttgggaatgAGGACCCCCCCAAGGACAAACAAACCCCCCCTTTCCATAAAAACCCCATAAATACAAACCAAGAGCCAGGCAAATCCCAAATAAATAGGGCGGatcctgggaattcccagcgGGTGGGGGAAggcggggaaaaaaaaaaaaaaagcgggAAGAGCCCGGGGAATTCCCgaattcccaggatttttttttttttttgtgttttaagtgTCCTCGGTCATGTCCTGGCTGCCGGTCCGGGCGATTTTGCGCGGCGGGGCCGAGTTCTCGCCCTCCAGCTcgccctgctcctgctcccgcTTCTTGGCCGCATTCTGCAACGAGCCACCGCTCAGGGGGGGGGGttttgggaattccagggggTTTTTGGGAATTCAGGGGGTTTCCAGGGGGTTCCAGGGGCAATTCCAGGGGGTTCCAGGGGGTTCCAGGGGGTTCCCGGGGGTTATCCAGGGGGCAATTCCAGGGGATTTTCAGGGGATTTAGGGTGGATTTTTAGGGGGATTCTGGGGAATTTCAGGGGATTTTAGGGGATTCCAGGGGGGGGGTTCTGGGGGATTCCAGGGGGTTTTGGAATTCCAGGGGGTTCCAGGGGCAATTCCAGGGGGTTTCAGGGGATTTAGGGGTTCAGGGGGGGTCCAGGGGGGTTCCAGGGGGGTTCCAGGGGGGTTCAGGGGGTTTTTGGGGAATTCCAGGGGGGGTTCCAGGGGGGATTCCaggggggtttttgtttggaaTTCCAGGGGGTTCCACGGGATTTCAGGGGCAATTCCAGGAGGTTCCAGGGGTAATTCCAGGGGGTTCAGGGGGGTCCGGGGGCTCCAAGAGATTTTAGGGGGGTGCCAGGGGATTTTAGGGGGTTCCAGGGGGATTCCAGGGGGATTCCAGGGGTTCCAGGGGATTCCAGGGGGCAATTCCAGGGGATTCGGGGATCGCGGGGCTCCAGGGGATTTCAGGGGCAATTTCAGGGGATTTTAGGGAATTCCCGGGGGTTCCAGGGGCAATTCAGGGGGTTCCAGGGGATTTCAGGGGGATTCCAGGGAGTTTCAGGGGCAATTCCAGGGGATTTCAGGGGGTTCCAGAGGGTTCCCGGGGGTTCCAGGGGCAATTCCAGGGGGTTTTAGGGGGATCCGGGGGGCTCCAGGGGATTTTAGGGGGGTTCCAGGCAGATTTCAGGTTAATTTTAGGGGGTTCCAGGGGCAATTCTGGGGGATTTCAGGGGATTTCAGGGGGTTCCAGGAGGTTCCAGGGGATTCCAGGGGGTTCTGGGGGCAATTCCAGGGGGTTTCAGGGCATTTTAGGGGCAATTCCAGGGGATTTCAGGGGATTCCAGGGGCAATTCCGGGGGATTCCAGGGGATTCCGGGGATTTCAGGGGCAATTCCAGGGGGATTTTAGGGGGTTCCAGGGGGATTTCAAGGGCAATTCCAGGGGATTTTAGGGAATTCCACAGGGTTCCAGGGGATTTTAGGGGATTCCGGGGGTTTCAGGGGCAGTTCCAGGGGGTTCCAGGGGCAATTCCAGGGAACTCCAGGGGATTTTAGGGGGTTCCAGAGGGTTCCAGGGGATTCCAGGGGGATTATCGGGAACTGCAGGGCATTCCAGGGAATTTTAGGGGGTTCCAAGGGAATTCCAGGGAGATTCCAGGGGGTTCCCAGGGAATTTGAGGGGGATTCCAAGGAATTCTCAGAGGATTCCAGGGACAATTCCAGGCCAGACACCCAACATGAGGATCCCCAGTGCTCCCACATGCTGCAATTCCCAAAaccccagaattcccaaatcccaacaTTCCCACTCCCCCATCCCAACAATTCCCAGAccattcccaaattcccacccaAAGCCTCCCCTCAATCCCAATTTTCCCTCATTTCCAGGGCCAGAACCACCATTCCTGCAACGAATccaccccaaattcccagaAAAACTGGGAATTCTGGATCCCAGATGTCACCTTTTTGTCCCACTGCTGGTGGAGGTAGCGCAGGAGGATGTTTGTCTTCTCTGTCACAATAACTGGGAACAATCCcaaggaaaaacagggaaaaaaattccaggtTTTAGGAGGATTTCagtgggtggggagggaggaaaaattGGGAATTGATGGGGGGAAAATTGGGAataaagaaggggaaaaatgggggtaaataaaggggaaaatgggaataaataAAGGGAAATTGGGAATGAAATGGGGGAATGTTGGGaataaaaaagggggaaatttGGGATAAAGGAGGGGAAAGGTGGGAATAAGTAAAGGGGAAATTGGGAATAAATAAAGGGGAAATTTGGActaaaaagggggaaaatttggaataaaaaagggggaaatttGGGActaaaaagggggaaaatttggaataaaaaagggaaatttgggactaaaaagggggaaaatttggaataaaaaagggaaatttgggactaaaaagggggaaaatttggaataaaaaagggaaatttgggactaaaaagggggaaaatttggaataaaaaagggaaatttgggactaaaaagggggaaaatttggaataaaaaagggggaaatttGGGAATAAATAAGTGGAAAGTTGAGGATCAAGAGAGGGGGAAGTTGGGAATTACTAAAGGGAAAATTGGGAATTGTTGGGGGGAAAATTGGGAATGAAGAAgtggaaaaatgggaataaataaagggggaaatgggaataaatAAGGGGGAAATTGGGAattaaaagggggaaaatgggaatgaagGGAGGGAAAATTGGGAATTAAAAGGGGGAATGAAGAGAGGGGAAACTGGGAATGAAgagggggagctgggagtgtgggATGAGCCCGGTGGGGCCGATAAAAATTGggattttcccaggaaaactcACTCTGTTCCGAGGGGAATTCTCTGGTGGGCAAATACACCGAGGGCCGGCGGTTCTGGAATGGGAGAGAGAGAgtcagggatgggctgggaacTCTGGGAATTCCGGGATTGGGGAATGCCGGGATTCGGGAATTCCGGGATTGGGGAATTCCAGgatttgggaatgctgggatctgggaattCAGATATTTGGGAATTCCGGGATTTGGaaattctgggatttgggaactctgggatctgggaattccaggattttggAATTCCGGGATTTGGGAACTCCAGGATTCGGGAAATCCGggatctgggaattccaggattcaGGAACTCCAATATttgggaattctgtgatttgtgaATTCCAGGATTTGTGAATTCTGGGATCTGGGAACTCCGGGATTCAGAAATTCTATgatttgggaattctgggattcgggaattccaggatttgggaactcaggaattcaggaattccaggatttgggaactcaggaattcaggaattccAGGATCTGGGAACTCAGGGATTCAGGAATTCCAGGATCTGGGAActctgggaactgggaattccaggatttgGGAACTCTAGTACTGTGGAACTCCAagatctgggaattccaggactGGGGAACTCCGGGACTGGGGAATTCTGGGATTGGGGAACACTGGGATTAGGGAATTCCGGGACTGGGGATGGGCCCCCAGGGCACTCACGGAAGCCTTGCAGACGGAATCCGCATGGAACCTGCTGAAGTTGCTCTTGTTGTACACCGGGAGCCCCTTCAGGAAATCTGCCTGGGGAGGCACAATTCCCAAAAACCcctcagggacagcccagggatggCTCTCTGTCCAACCCAGCCCAAACTCCAGGGCCTGAGGGGAAATTCCCGGGATTTGGGCAGCTCCAAACTTTCCTTCCCCAGATCAAATTCCCAGGGTGATCCCAAGGCTGCGACCCCTCAGCCCCCCCCTTAAAACAAATGGTTCAGCCCCACTTTAGTGTGATCCCCAACCCCCCCCTAAAACAAATGGTTCAGCCCCACTTTAGTGTAatcccc
This genomic interval from Serinus canaria isolate serCan28SL12 unplaced genomic scaffold, serCan2020 HiC_scaffold_211, whole genome shotgun sequence contains the following:
- the DDA1 gene encoding DET1- and DDB1-associated protein 1, producing MADFLKGLPVYNKSNFSRFHADSVCKASNRRPSVYLPTREFPSEQIIVTEKTNILLRYLHQQWDKKNAAKKREQEQGELEGENSAPPRKIARTGSQDMTEDT